From the genome of Mustela lutreola isolate mMusLut2 chromosome 16, mMusLut2.pri, whole genome shotgun sequence, one region includes:
- the PSME3IP1 gene encoding PSME3-interacting protein has translation MDGGDDGNLVIKKRFVSEAELDERRKRRQEEWEKVRKPEDPEECPEEVYDPRSLYERLQEQKDRKQQEYEEQFKFKNMVRGLDEDETNFLDEVSRQQELLEKQRREEELKELKEYRSNLNKVGISPENKKEVEKKVAVKPIETKNKFSQAKLLAGAVKHKSSESGNSVKRLKSDPDPDDKSQEAPSCMSLGSTSLSAPSIHCPSAAVCIGILPGLGAYSGSSDSESSSDSEGTINATGKIVSSIFRTNTFLEAP, from the exons ATGGATGGAGGGGATGATGGTAATCTTGTTATCAAAAAGAGGTTTGTGTCGGAAGCAGAACTAGATGAACGGCGGAAAAGGAGGCAAGAAGAATGGGAGAAAGTTCGAAAACCTGAAGATCCAGAAG aATGTCCAGAGGAGGTTTATGACCCTCGGTCTCTCTATGAAAGGCTGCAGGaacagaaagacaggaagcagcaGGAGTATGAGGAGCAGTTCAAATTCA AAAACATGGTAAGAGGCTTAGATGAAGATGAGACTAACTTCCTTGATGAGGTTTCCCGGCAGCAGGAGCTCCTGGAAAAGCAACGGAGAGAAGAAGAACTGAAAGAACTAAAGGAATACAGA AGTAATCTCAACAAAGTTGGAATTTCTCCAGAAAACAAGAAGGAGGTGGAGAAGAAAGTGGCTGTGAAACCCATAGAAACCAAGAACAAGTTCTCCCAGGCCAAGCTGTTGGCAGGAGCTGTGAAACATAAGAG CTCAGAGAGTGGCAACAGTGTGAAAAGACTGAAATCGGACCCTGACCCAGATGACAAGAGTCAAG AAGCCCCGTCCTGCATGTCTCTTGGCAGCACGTCCCTGAGCGCCCCTTCCATCCACTGCCCCTCCGCTGCAGTCTGCATCGGCATCCTCCCGGGCTTGGGCGCCTACTCTGGGAGCAGCGACTCCGAATCCAGCTCAGACAGCGAAGGCACGATCAACGCCACCGGCAAGATTGTCTCCTCCATCTTCCGAACCAACACCTTCCTAGAGGCCCCGTag